The following proteins are co-located in the Gammaproteobacteria bacterium genome:
- a CDS encoding lyase, which produces RQSPYGIISDPKGRPWIALLGTNKLATVDPETMELTEIDLPREDARPRRIGRTSDGQIWYVDYAQGYLGSYSPETDRIREWKTPSKQAGPYAMTVDNRDRAWFVETIPQPNRFVGFDPATEKFFSQTDIPSGGRSVRHMVFDPQTDAIWFGTDTQNIGRASLRD; this is translated from the coding sequence TCCGGCAATCGCCTTACGGCATTATCAGTGATCCCAAGGGCCGGCCCTGGATTGCCCTGTTAGGCACGAACAAGCTCGCGACCGTTGATCCCGAAACCATGGAGCTGACGGAGATCGATCTGCCCCGCGAGGATGCCCGACCACGCCGCATTGGTAGAACAAGTGACGGGCAAATCTGGTACGTCGACTACGCGCAGGGCTATCTGGGAAGTTACTCCCCCGAGACAGACAGGATCCGGGAATGGAAGACCCCGAGCAAACAAGCCGGGCCATATGCGATGACCGTCGACAACAGGGACCGGGCCTGGTTCGTGGAAACCATTCCACAGCCGAACCGGTTTGTCGGCTTTGATCCGGCAACAGAGAAATTCTTCAGTCAGACCGACATCCCCAGCGGTGGCCGCTCGGTACGACACATGGTGTTCGACCCGCAAACAGATGCCATCTGGTTCGGAACCGATACGCAGAATATCGGGCGGGCGAGTTTGCGTGACTAA
- a CDS encoding lipase, producing the protein MWPGFRTLFVCILLGAPAPGFAEFNGCPVSAQVFAGTPELGAGGLSPDFRSWLADHGYDRFDFARDDLEGGSFGGRQMAAQALHNQPVVFVHGNSDRAAGHSAEGPLGWTAVIRQFLDAGYTPAELYASTWGPADQDKASEQVHSVDHVRRIRSFMEAVLAYTGAKQMDVIAHSMGVTLARRAILGGELDGQELGPPLTDRIDTFVGIAGANRGLATCVFARRLPTCSDHNGLFPGYTLIWGVTGLSDYLAELEARSGFEGAHVYSIWSRADQLIGFGGLVYGEYTSRIPGQEGEKVYAGNPYGHFCVRDLSAGVQLEMVRNHRLPP; encoded by the coding sequence ATGTGGCCAGGTTTCCGCACGCTGTTCGTCTGCATCCTTCTGGGCGCGCCGGCGCCGGGGTTCGCCGAGTTCAACGGCTGCCCTGTGTCTGCCCAGGTGTTCGCCGGCACGCCCGAGCTCGGTGCCGGTGGGCTGAGCCCGGATTTCCGGTCGTGGCTCGCCGACCACGGCTATGACCGGTTCGACTTCGCCCGCGATGACCTGGAAGGCGGGAGCTTCGGCGGGCGCCAGATGGCGGCCCAGGCGTTGCACAATCAGCCGGTGGTCTTCGTGCACGGCAACTCTGACCGGGCGGCGGGCCACAGCGCCGAGGGCCCGCTCGGCTGGACGGCCGTGATCCGGCAGTTCCTGGATGCTGGTTATACACCGGCCGAACTCTACGCGAGCACCTGGGGGCCGGCAGATCAGGACAAGGCCAGCGAGCAGGTCCACTCGGTTGATCATGTGCGGCGAATCCGCAGCTTCATGGAGGCGGTTCTGGCGTACACCGGGGCGAAGCAGATGGACGTGATCGCCCATTCCATGGGGGTGACCCTGGCGCGCCGCGCCATCCTGGGTGGAGAACTCGACGGTCAGGAACTCGGGCCACCCTTGACCGATCGCATTGACACCTTTGTCGGCATCGCGGGTGCCAACCGGGGTCTGGCAACCTGCGTCTTTGCCAGGCGTCTCCCCACCTGCTCGGATCACAACGGATTATTTCCCGGTTATACCCTGATCTGGGGCGTAACAGGACTGTCTGATTACCTCGCAGAACTCGAGGCGCGGTCGGGCTTCGAAGGCGCCCACGTCTACAGCATCTGGTCACGGGCCGACCAGCTCATCGGTTTCGGCGGGCTGGTCTACGGAGAGTACACCTCGCGAATCCCGGGTCAGGAGGGGGAGAAGGTCTATGCGGGCAATCCTTACGGGCATTTTTGCGTTCGCGACCTCAGCGCTGGCGTGCAGCTGGAAATGGTGCGCAACCACCGCTTGCCGCCATAA